The following nucleotide sequence is from bacterium.
GCTCGTCTGTACTCCAGTGATTTCAGGGGGCCGCTGGCCGCATCTACGAGGGATCTGAGTGTCGGTGGCGCTTGTGTTGCCACTGAGTCTCCGGTTGCGACCAAATCGATCGAGCGTGTCGAGATTCAGATCGACGGGAGTTGGCTGGGTGTCGAAGCCCAGGGACGCTGGCAGAATACGCTTCCCGGCGACGATGTGGTGATGACGGGCATCGAATTCGTGAACCCGCCGGACGAGGCCGTGGATCGGCTCTGGGATGCGGTGCTGGAGGGCGGCAAGCAGCTTGCGCGCTTCCTCTACGTGGGTTCGGATCTCCGGCCGCTAGGTGTGGACGGAGCCATGGGCCTGTCCCAGATCACCCGTGTTCGCAGGCTACCGGCTGGCCACACGATCTATCGCCAGGATCATGATCCCGAGAGTTCCGGGTCGATTTTCGTCGTGGAGAGCGGCTCTGTGATTCTTCAGGTCCGCGCGCGTGGTGTAAGGGAGATTCCGATCGACCGGGTGAGCTCCGGACAAGTCTTCGGAGGGCTGGCGATGCTCGCGGGTGTGCCACCGACCGAATCGGCGATCACCGAGAACGAAACGTCGCTGCTCGAGTTCGACGCACGGGGTTACCAGTACCTGGCGCGGAACAAGCCCTGGCTCGCCCAGGAGCTGGGTCATATCGTGACGACCGCCTACGTGCGTCGACT
It contains:
- a CDS encoding cyclic nucleotide-binding domain-containing protein, whose protein sequence is MSSGTVELFGSRGDPRIGTDLPARLYSSDFRGPLAASTRDLSVGGACVATESPVATKSIERVEIQIDGSWLGVEAQGRWQNTLPGDDVVMTGIEFVNPPDEAVDRLWDAVLEGGKQLARFLYVGSDLRPLGVDGAMGLSQITRVRRLPAGHTIYRQDHDPESSGSIFVVESGSVILQVRARGVREIPIDRVSSGQVFGGLAMLAGVPPTESAITENETSLLEFDARGYQYLARNKPWLAQELGHIVTTAYVRRLHRVLEKVRDEL